In one window of Qipengyuania profundimaris DNA:
- a CDS encoding NAD-dependent deacylase yields the protein MAEIRNIVILTGAGISAESGIDTFRAEGGLWEQHKVEDVATPEGFARDPDLVLRFYDMRREAIQTKHPNPAHDALARLDQHWKGNLLIVTQNVDDLHERAGAKRVLHMHGTHLNAWCTACDAKNPWTGTLADRPPCPACGTNALRPDVVWFGEMPYEMERIYAALRTADLFVSIGTSGAVYPAAGFVRDARSLGARTLELNLERSQGSGWFDESRQGRASELVPEWVDTLLHK from the coding sequence ATGGCGGAAATACGCAACATCGTGATCCTGACCGGTGCGGGGATATCGGCCGAGAGCGGGATCGACACCTTCCGCGCCGAGGGCGGACTATGGGAGCAGCACAAGGTCGAGGACGTCGCCACGCCGGAAGGCTTCGCGCGCGATCCCGATCTGGTGCTGCGCTTTTACGACATGCGGCGCGAGGCGATCCAGACGAAGCATCCCAATCCCGCGCATGACGCTCTGGCCCGGCTGGACCAGCATTGGAAAGGCAACCTGCTGATCGTCACGCAGAATGTCGACGATTTGCATGAGCGAGCAGGCGCCAAGCGGGTCCTTCACATGCATGGCACCCATCTCAACGCGTGGTGTACCGCCTGCGATGCGAAGAACCCGTGGACCGGCACGCTAGCGGATCGCCCACCGTGTCCCGCCTGCGGGACGAACGCGCTGCGACCCGATGTCGTCTGGTTCGGCGAGATGCCGTACGAGATGGAACGCATCTATGCTGCGCTTCGCACGGCGGACCTGTTCGTCAGCATCGGCACCTCCGGCGCGGTCTATCCCGCCGCCGGTTTCGTGCGCGATGCGCGTAGCCTTGGGGCGCGCACGCTGGAGCTCAATCTCGAGCGCAGTCAGGGCTCGGGCTGGTTCGACGAAAGCAGGCAGGGCAGGGCCAGCGAACTGGTGCCCGAGTGGGTCGATACGCTGCTTCATAAGTGA
- a CDS encoding HesA/MoeB/ThiF family protein, giving the protein MSLSDDRLDRFARHIVLPEIGGAGQVALAGKHLVLVGLGGIGSPALQYLAAAGIGRLTLVDDDKVEESNLQRQTLFNTRDIGHGKAVIAKRWVSTFDPVLDVTISDRRITTENAHRLVVGADLVLDGTDNFATRLAISDACVAERVPLLSAAVGRFQGQVGAFAGHLPNAACYRCFVGDAFDAEDCDTCAEEGMLGAMAGWAATFAALQAVRALLGPSGNMPDIDWGRVYLLDGLKPDMRSFAIAKDPACKGCS; this is encoded by the coding sequence ATGAGCCTGTCCGACGATCGTCTCGACCGCTTCGCCCGCCATATCGTGCTGCCCGAGATCGGCGGCGCGGGGCAGGTGGCGCTGGCTGGCAAGCACCTCGTGCTCGTCGGCCTCGGCGGGATTGGCTCGCCGGCGCTGCAATATCTCGCCGCGGCAGGGATTGGCCGGTTAACACTAGTCGACGACGACAAGGTCGAGGAGAGCAACCTGCAGCGCCAGACGCTGTTCAACACGCGCGACATCGGCCACGGCAAGGCGGTGATCGCCAAGCGCTGGGTGAGTACGTTCGACCCCGTGCTCGACGTCACGATCAGCGACCGGCGCATTACCACCGAAAACGCGCATCGCCTCGTCGTCGGAGCCGATCTGGTGCTCGACGGGACGGACAATTTCGCGACCCGGCTGGCGATTTCCGACGCCTGCGTGGCCGAGCGCGTGCCGCTTCTGTCGGCCGCCGTCGGCCGCTTCCAGGGCCAGGTCGGTGCATTCGCGGGGCACCTGCCGAACGCAGCCTGTTACCGCTGTTTCGTCGGCGACGCTTTCGATGCCGAAGACTGCGACACCTGCGCCGAGGAGGGAATGCTGGGCGCGATGGCCGGCTGGGCGGCGACCTTCGCCGCGCTGCAGGCAGTGCGAGCGTTGCTGGGGCCGTCAGGCAACATGCCGGATATCGACTGGGGGCGGGTCTACCTGCTCGACGGACTCAAGCCCGACATGCGCAGCTTCGCGATTGCAAAGGATCCCGCCTGCAAGGGGTGCTCCTGA
- a CDS encoding DUF983 domain-containing protein has product MASDPSRYALPSSFAETLWRGARCRCPRCGEGALFRKWLKPVDDCAQCGLDISGQRADDFPAYIALFVTGHLLAPVLIFLVAELALGAMAIVAIIIPLAVVMLVALLQPSKGAVIGMQWWNGMHGFRKERLTEADEDAAG; this is encoded by the coding sequence ATGGCCTCCGATCCCTCGCGCTACGCCCTGCCTTCCTCTTTCGCCGAAACGCTCTGGCGCGGGGCGCGCTGCCGTTGCCCGCGCTGTGGTGAGGGCGCGCTGTTCCGGAAATGGCTCAAGCCGGTCGATGATTGCGCGCAGTGCGGGCTCGACATCTCGGGCCAGCGAGCTGACGATTTCCCGGCCTATATCGCCCTTTTCGTGACCGGCCACCTGCTCGCCCCGGTACTGATTTTCCTCGTCGCCGAACTGGCCTTGGGCGCAATGGCGATCGTCGCAATCATCATCCCACTCGCCGTCGTAATGCTGGTCGCGCTGCTCCAGCCGTCGAAAGGCGCGGTGATCGGAATGCAATGGTGGAACGGGATGCACGGCTTTCGCAAGGAGCGCCTAACCGAAGCCGACGAGGACGCTGCGGGATGA
- the dnaA gene encoding chromosomal replication initiator protein DnaA produces the protein MEDSEAVNLAADWSDISQGLRKDLGHQLHSQWIKPIQVGGIDKETGTLDLFLPTEFSANWVKDRFADRLSLAWKIACSEVRHVNIQVHPGRRQVADLRLHSDGRRPANDGADSSMMAISADTLGDRGFTSSVGLDPSLTFAAFITGEANILAFNAAQRMSATEKPQFSPLYLKGATGQGKTHLLHAIGHTFLQAHPRSRIFYCSAERFMVEFVQALKANQMLEFKARLRSFDLLLVDDIQFIIGKASAQEELLYTIDALLAEGKRLVFAADRAPQALDGVEPRLLSRLSMGLVADIQAADIELRKKILHSKLTKFAPLQVPEDVLDFLARTITRNVRELVGGLNKLIAYAQLTGQEVSLQLAEEQLTDILSANRRRITIDEIQRTVCQFYRIDRSEMSSKRRARAVVRPRQVAMYLSKVLTPRSYPEIGRKFGGRDHSTVIHAVRLIEDLRQRDADMDGDVRSLLRQLES, from the coding sequence ATGGAAGATAGCGAAGCTGTAAACCTGGCGGCCGACTGGTCGGACATCAGCCAGGGCCTGCGCAAAGATCTCGGGCATCAGCTTCACAGCCAGTGGATCAAACCGATCCAGGTCGGCGGGATCGACAAGGAAACCGGCACGCTGGATCTCTTCCTGCCGACCGAATTCAGCGCCAATTGGGTCAAGGACCGCTTCGCCGACCGACTGAGCCTCGCCTGGAAAATCGCGTGCAGCGAAGTGCGCCACGTGAATATTCAGGTCCACCCCGGCCGCCGCCAGGTCGCCGACCTGCGCCTGCACTCCGACGGTCGCCGCCCGGCCAATGACGGTGCCGACAGCTCGATGATGGCGATCAGCGCCGACACGCTGGGCGACCGCGGTTTCACCTCCAGCGTCGGCCTCGACCCCTCGCTGACCTTCGCCGCCTTCATCACCGGTGAAGCCAATATCCTCGCCTTCAACGCCGCCCAGCGCATGAGCGCGACGGAAAAGCCGCAGTTCAGCCCGCTCTACCTCAAGGGCGCGACCGGCCAGGGCAAGACGCACTTGCTGCACGCCATCGGCCACACTTTCCTGCAGGCCCATCCGCGCAGCCGCATCTTCTACTGCAGCGCCGAGCGCTTTATGGTCGAGTTCGTCCAGGCATTGAAAGCCAACCAGATGCTGGAGTTCAAGGCCCGCCTGCGCAGCTTCGACCTGCTGCTGGTGGACGACATCCAATTCATCATCGGCAAGGCCTCGGCGCAGGAAGAGCTGCTTTACACGATCGATGCGCTGCTGGCCGAGGGCAAGCGGCTGGTCTTTGCCGCCGACCGCGCACCGCAGGCGCTCGACGGGGTGGAGCCGCGCCTGCTCTCGCGCCTATCGATGGGTCTCGTCGCCGATATCCAGGCAGCCGATATCGAGCTGCGCAAGAAGATCCTGCATTCCAAGCTCACCAAATTCGCGCCTCTGCAGGTGCCCGAAGACGTGCTGGACTTCCTCGCCCGCACGATCACGCGCAATGTGCGCGAGCTGGTCGGCGGCCTCAACAAGCTGATCGCCTATGCCCAGCTGACCGGGCAGGAAGTCTCGCTCCAGCTGGCCGAGGAACAGCTTACCGACATCCTCTCGGCCAACCGCCGCCGGATCACGATCGACGAAATCCAGCGTACGGTCTGCCAGTTCTATCGGATCGACCGCTCCGAAATGAGCAGCAAGCGCCGCGCGCGTGCCGTGGTTCGCCCTCGGCAGGTGGCAATGTATCTTTCCAAGGTGCTCACTCCGCGCAGCTATCCGGAGATCGGGCGCAAGTTCGGCGGGCGCGACCATTCGACGGTGATCCACGCCGTGCGCCTGATCGAGGACCTTCGCCAACGCGATGCGGATATGGACGGCGATGTGCGCAGTCTGCTGCGTCAGTTGGAGAGCTGA
- the rpsT gene encoding 30S ribosomal protein S20: protein MANTPQAKKRIRRNERRAEINGARMSRIRNYVKKVEVAIEGGDKSAAQDALKTMQPELARGVARGVMHKNTAARKMSRLSKRVAAL, encoded by the coding sequence ATGGCCAATACGCCGCAAGCCAAGAAGCGCATCCGCCGCAACGAACGCCGTGCCGAAATCAACGGCGCCCGCATGAGCCGCATTCGCAATTATGTGAAGAAGGTCGAAGTGGCGATCGAAGGCGGCGACAAGTCGGCGGCGCAGGATGCGCTCAAGACCATGCAGCCCGAACTCGCACGCGGCGTCGCTCGCGGCGTGATGCACAAGAACACGGCCGCTCGAAAGATGAGCCGTCTCAGCAAGCGTGTCGCCGCGCTCTGA
- the msrB gene encoding peptide-methionine (R)-S-oxide reductase MsrB: MTEKTNRSDAEWREKLTPEQYHVLREAGTERAFTGKYDKHYDEGEYYCAACGQKLFESDDKYNSGCGWPAFVAPAEGEAVDEHRDTSHGMIRTEVTCSNCDSHLGHVFPDGPRDRGGMRYCINSAALTFEPEDGEGAASDSQE, translated from the coding sequence GTGACAGAAAAGACGAACCGCAGCGACGCCGAATGGCGCGAAAAGCTGACGCCCGAGCAATATCACGTGCTGCGCGAAGCGGGCACCGAACGCGCCTTCACCGGAAAATACGACAAGCATTACGACGAAGGCGAGTATTACTGCGCCGCCTGCGGGCAGAAGCTGTTCGAGAGCGACGATAAATACAACAGCGGCTGCGGCTGGCCGGCCTTCGTCGCGCCGGCGGAAGGCGAGGCGGTGGACGAGCATCGCGACACCAGCCACGGCATGATCCGCACCGAGGTCACCTGTTCCAATTGCGACAGTCATCTCGGCCATGTTTTCCCCGACGGTCCGCGCGATCGTGGCGGCATGCGGTATTGCATCAACAGTGCCGCGCTGACCTTCGAGCCGGAAGACGGTGAAGGCGCTGCCTCGGACTCGCAGGAATAG